Genomic window (Subtercola endophyticus):
CGGCGGCACCTCCCCGCTCATCCATTTCGACGACGCCCCACGCACTCGTGTCGACCTCACGACGACGCACCCCAGCGGTCTGGCCCAGTTCATCACGGGCAATGCCACGCTGCTCTCGAGCCTCATTCGCGACGAACTGGCCCTGCGCAGCGCGCGCATCGCCGCCGGAGCCATCACCGACAAGGGCGTTGAGCTTCGCGCCATTCGCGGCATCGACTCCGTACACCTCGCCATCGGACTTGCCGAATGGAAGCTCGACGACCAGCCCTACGCCGCCCCCGTGCTGCTGCGGCCCTTGAGCATCCGGCGTTACGGCCGTGACTTCGAACTCAAGCTGCGTGGCAACGCCTTCGTGAATCCCGAGCTCGCCAGAGCGCTCAAAGACCAGTTTCAGATCACGCTCGACACCGACCAGATGGTGGCCTTGGCCGCGACGAACGGCGTCTTCAAGCCGCAGCCGGTCATCGACCACCTGCGCGCCGTCACCTCGCACCTCGCCTGGTTCAGCGTCGCCCCGCGTCTGCTGGTCTCGTCGTTCGCCGACGTGGCGCCGTCGATGGTGGCGGATGCACGGCAGCTCGATCACCCCGTGCTCGACTCGCTCGCCGGCAGCCTGACGGCCCGGCGCGGCGTGCAGGAGTCGTACCACCCGGTCGAAGCGACCGCTCAGGATGCCCGGCCGCCGTCAACCGACACCCTTCTGCTCGACGCGGACGCCGAGCAGGAGAACGTCATCGCGCAGATAGCCGAGGGCAACTCCCTCGTCGTGAAGACTCTGCCCGGCACCGGCGGAACCCAGACCATCGTCAACGCGGTCGGCTCGCTCATCGGGCAGAACAAGCGTGTTCTCGTGGTGAGCCCGCGCCGGCTGAGCCTGCGCGGCATCGCCCGCCGGTTCAACGACGTCGGCCTGCCCGGTGTCGCCGTGTCGCCGCGAACGCTGCGCCGCGATCTGATCCAGTCCATCGGTCGCAACGAGAAGGCCATGCAGCCGCACGTCGACGACGTCGACGAAGCACTCGTGCGCTTGCGGCATGTGCTCATCGACTATCGTCAGTCGCTGCAACGGGTCGACCCGCTGCTCAAAGTCTCGGTACTGGATGCCCTGCGTGAACTCGCTCGCCTATCGCTGCTCCCGAAGCCGCCTGCCACCACCGCGCGCCTGAACCGCCCCTCGCTCGAAGCCCTGGCCAACGGCCGCAGCTACGCCGCCAAGACGCTCATCAAGGCCGCGGCGCTCGGCGAATTCCGCTACGGACCCGACGATTCGCCGTGGTACGGCGCCACCTTCGACTCCGCAGACGAGGCCGCCCAGGCGCACGCCATCGCGAAGCGCCTGCACCGCACCGACCTGCCCACCCTGCTCACCAAGGCCTACGAACTCGTCGGTCAGACGCACATGCGCCAGTTCACGACGCTCTCTGAACTCGGCTCGTACCTGCGGCTGCTGCTCGACCTGCGTGAGACGCTCGACAAGTTCCTGCCGGTGGTGTTCGACCGCTCGCTCACCGACATCATCGCCGCCACCGGTCCGCGTCGCGACTCGGCGCAGATGACCGGAACGAGTCGCCGTCGCCTGCGGAGCCTGGCGAAAGAGTACGTGCGCCCGGGTGTGCACATCGGCGACATCAATGCCTCGCTGCGCCGCATTCAGCAGCAGCGTGTGCTCTGGCACCGCTTCGCCGCGGCCGGCATTCCACCCGAAGTACCGACGGGTCTCGACGACGTTCAGGTTTCGTTCCAGAGCATGAGCGAAGACCTCGCCCGACTCGACCTGCCCCTCGGGCTCGCAGGTACCGCGCGTCAGTTGAGCGAACTCCCCATCACCGAGCTGATCGAGTTGCTCGAAGGTCTCGCCGCCGACTCCGAGGTTCTGGCGAACCTGCAAGAGCGCACGGCCCTGCTCGACACCCTGCGTGAACTCGCGCTCGACCCGCTGCTCACCGACCTGTCGCAGCGACACATCCCTGAGGGAGCCGTCGCTGACGAGCTCGAACTCGCCTGGTGGCAGTCGGTGCTCGAGCTCATGCTCGCGAACGACCGCGCGCTGCTCGGCGCGAACACGGGC
Coding sequences:
- a CDS encoding AAA family ATPase; amino-acid sequence: MWRADKKRDSDSELSEADEATSVWGRRGDSEGDDSGVRTGQVFSTDDLIEPAREHWREELALIGGTSPLIHFDDAPRTRVDLTTTHPSGLAQFITGNATLLSSLIRDELALRSARIAAGAITDKGVELRAIRGIDSVHLAIGLAEWKLDDQPYAAPVLLRPLSIRRYGRDFELKLRGNAFVNPELARALKDQFQITLDTDQMVALAATNGVFKPQPVIDHLRAVTSHLAWFSVAPRLLVSSFADVAPSMVADARQLDHPVLDSLAGSLTARRGVQESYHPVEATAQDARPPSTDTLLLDADAEQENVIAQIAEGNSLVVKTLPGTGGTQTIVNAVGSLIGQNKRVLVVSPRRLSLRGIARRFNDVGLPGVAVSPRTLRRDLIQSIGRNEKAMQPHVDDVDEALVRLRHVLIDYRQSLQRVDPLLKVSVLDALRELARLSLLPKPPATTARLNRPSLEALANGRSYAAKTLIKAAALGEFRYGPDDSPWYGATFDSADEAAQAHAIAKRLHRTDLPTLLTKAYELVGQTHMRQFTTLSELGSYLRLLLDLRETLDKFLPVVFDRSLTDIIAATGPRRDSAQMTGTSRRRLRSLAKEYVRPGVHIGDINASLRRIQQQRVLWHRFAAAGIPPEVPTGLDDVQVSFQSMSEDLARLDLPLGLAGTARQLSELPITELIELLEGLAADSEVLANLQERTALLDTLRELALDPLLTDLSQRHIPEGAVADELELAWWQSVLELMLANDRALLGANTGILDRLESDFTLVDEAHASVSGQLLAWQLAETWSVGLADHADEAAALKALLRTDTVDSVRLHRAAPYLSKVLAPVWLASPYEVADITDDVVFDAVILVDAGATTLAENAAAIRRARQVVAFGDPVTQTPSLFEIAVPAIVQPASSRAVEADAARSIEELASDSAMARLAELVPTLSLTRSYRAGGEDLAELVNHRFYNGKIDSLPWAGTFLGHGSLTLHYLDGAGGMPDSETGAVESVDAEVERVVWLVMEHAQKYPRESLMVITASAKHAVRVQQAVLAAFAKRSDLSDFILKDAAEPFMVATLEQSVAQSRDRVIFSVGYGRTPHGRVLTNFGALAKPGGERLLAVGMTRARRSMDIVSCFKPNDIDEERMTYGVVALRQILTEAENGPTPDTFSSPGDALLIDLARRLGARGLEVAFEHRGKLTLVASYEGRAIVVETDAVVHSMSLRESLRLRPDMLKRLGWHYLRVHSFELFTDPEAVAQRIATVIGVRQLSAV